Proteins encoded by one window of Mus musculus strain C57BL/6J chromosome 10, GRCm38.p6 C57BL/6J:
- the Olfr805 gene encoding olfactory receptor 805: MKNQSVEIVFILLGLTDDPQLQILIFLFMFFNYILSLIGNLIIIFLTLLDLRLKTPMYFFLRNFSFLEMAFTSSCIPRFLMSILTGDKTISYGSCLTQLFFFFLLLITEFYLLAAMSYDRYVAICRPLHYPIIMNSKVCHLLVLSSWVTGFLSIFPPLMLGLKLDFCASKLIDHFLCDTSPVLQLSCTDTRFIEWMAFVIAIMTLIITLILVILSYTLIIKTILKFPSAQQRKKAFSTCSSHMVVVSITYGSCIFMYIKTSAKERVSLNKGVAVLNTSVAPLLNPFIYTLRNQQVKDAFKQVLQRLCHSQNSELRFRHQ; the protein is encoded by the coding sequence atgaagaaccAGTCAGTAGAGATTGTGTTCATTTTGCTGGGACTGACAGATGACCCTCAGCTACAAATTCTgattttcctgtttatgtttttcAATTACATCTTGAGCTTGATAGGGAACTTAATAATTATCTTTCTCACCCTGCTGGATCTTCGCCTCAAGACTCCAATGTACTTCTTTCTCCGGAATTTCTCCTTCTTGGAAATGGCATTCACATCTTCTTGCATTCCACGATTCTTGATGAGCATTCTCACTGGAGACAAAACAATTTCCTATGGATCTTGTTTAACTCAATTATTCTTCTTCTTTCTATTACTAATCACAGAGTTCTACCTCCTGGCTGCCATGTCCTATGACCGATATGTAGCCATCTGCAGACCACTGCATTATCCCATCATCATGAATAGCAAAGTGTGCCACCTACTTGTCCTCAGCTCCTGGGTGACAGGGTTTTTATCCATCTTTCCTCCTTTAATGTTGGGACTCAAACTGGATTTCTGTGCTTCCAAACTGATAGATCACTTCTTGTGTGACACTTCTCCTGTCCTCCAGCTGTCTTGCACAGACACTCGTTTCATAGAATGGATGGCTTTTGTCATAGCTATAATGACACTTATCATCACCTTGATCTTAGTTATCCTCTCCTACACACTCATCATCAAAACCATCCTAAAGTTCCCTTCAGCTCAACAAAGGAAAAAGGCCTTTtccacctgctcctcacacatgGTTGTTGTCTCCATCACATATGGGAGTTGTATCTTCATGTACATTAAAACATCAGCCAAGGAGAGGGTGAGCTTAAATAAAGGTGTAGCTGTGCTCAACACCTCTGTGGCCCCTTTGCTAAACCCTTTCATTTACACCCTAAGGAACCAGCAGGTGAAGGATGCTTTCAAACAGGTGCTTCAAAGATTGTGTCATTCTCAAAACAGTGAGTTAAGATTTAGGCATCAATAG
- the Olfr804 gene encoding olfactory receptor 804: protein MKNQSMELDFILLGLTDDPQLQIVVFLFLFLNYMMSLVGNLIIVLLTLLDPRLKTPMYFFLRNFSYLEIMFTTVCIPKFLTAIVTGDKTVSYNNCATQLFFYLLLGVTEFYLLAAMSYDRYVAICRPLHYPIIMNSKVCHQLVLSSWVTGFLIIFPPLAMGLKLDFCDSRIIDHFMCETSPILQISCTDTHVIEMMSFVLAVVTLVVTLVLVSLSYSFIIKTIMSFPSAQQRTKAFSTCTSHMIVVSITYGSCIFMYIKPSARERVSVSKGVALLYTSIAPLLNPFIYTLRNQQVKEVFWDILRKTLGFLKNKV from the coding sequence ATGAAAAATCAGTCAATGGAACTTGACTTCATTCTTTTGGGATTGACAGATGACCCACAGTTGCAAATTgtggtttttctgtttctctttctcaattACATGATGAGCTTGGTGGGGAACTTAATCATTGTGCTTCTCACCCTGCTGGACCCTCGCCTCAAAACCCCAATGTATTTCTTTCTCCGTAATTTCTCCTATCTGGAAATCATGTTCACAACAGTGTGTATTCCCAAATTCTTGACAGCCATTGTGACTGGAGACAAAACTGTTTCTTATAATAATTGTGCAACTCAATTGTTTTTCTATCTTTTGCTGGGAGTCACAGAATTTTATCTCCTGGCTGCCAtgtcctatgaccgctatgttgCCATCTGCAGACCACTGCACTACCCTATCATCATGAACAGCAAAGTGTGCCACCAACTCGTCCTCAGCTCCTGGGTGACTGGATTCTTGATCATCTTTCCCCCATTGGCCATGGGTCTGAAGCTGGATTTCTGTGATTCCAGGATAATTGATCATTTTATGTGTGAAACTTCTCCTATTTTACAGATCTCCTGCACAGACACTCATGTCATAGAAATGATGTCCTTTGTCTTAGCAGTGGTGACACTTGTAGTCACACTGGTACTAGTGAGTCTCTCTTATTCTTTCATCATTAAGACTATTATGAGTTTCCCTTCTGCACAGCAAAGAACCAAAGCCTTCTCCACCTGCACTTCCCACATGATTGTTGTCTCCATAACATATGGAAGTTGTATCTTcatgtatattaaaccatctgcAAGGgagagagtgtctgtgtctaaAGGTGTAGCTCTGCTGTATACTTCAATCGCCCCTCTCCTGAATCCTTTCATTTATACACTAagaaaccagcaggtgaaagaagTCTTCTGGGATATATTACGAAAGACtttgggctttttaaaaaacaaagtttaa